In the Granulosicoccus antarcticus IMCC3135 genome, GATCTGAACCTGAAGCTGCCCATTCCTCTGGTCGCACGCCAGCATCGTTTCACCATCAACGAACGTCTGGCCGCCGATGGCAGCGTTTTGCTGGCACCCAGTGCCGAGCAGATTGAAAAAGTGGCCAGACAGGTGGTTGATGCTGGCTATGAAGCGGTTGCCATCGGTTTCATGCACTCCTATGCGAATGATGCTCATGAGCGGCAGATGGCCGATGCCATCAAAGCCTTGAAGCCTGAGTTACTGGTGTCTTTGTCGTCGGTAGTCTCACCACAAATGCGAGAGCTGCCGCGCTTCAATACGGTCATTGCCAATGCCTATGTCCAGCCACAGGTGGCTGACTATCTGGGTCGACTGGTGCTGCGTTTACAGGAGCGCGGTGTGGATGCACCGGTGTTCATGCTGCATTCCGGCGGTGGTTTGATCACGGTACAGACGGCCACCGAGCAGCCGGTACGCTTGCTTGAGTCCGGACCTGCCGGTGGTGCCATCTACGCAGCTGACTTTGCCAGGGCTTATTCTCTGGATAGCGTCTTGTCCTTCGATATGGGGGGCACGACCGCGAAAATCTGTCTGATCGAAAACGGTTATCCCAAAACCGCCAATTCCTTTGAAGTGGCTCGTACCTACCGGTTCAAGAAGGGCTCTGGCATGACGCTGAGCACACCGGTGGTGGAGATGGTAGAGATTGGTGCCGGTGGTGGCTCTATTGCCGCTATCGATAGCATGGGGCGTATCCAGGTGGGGCCTCGCTCGGCAGCTTCCGAGCCTGGACCTGCTTGTTATCAGCGTGGTGGTCTTGAGCCGACTGTCACCGACGCCAATCTGCTGCTTGGTCGACTTGATGGTGACAACTTTGCAGGCGGTGCCCTGGTCTTGTCGGCATCGGCATCAGAAGCGGTTGTGCAGGACAAGCTTTGTGCGGCATCGGGCTTCAGTGTCGAGGATGCCACCTTTGGTATCACCGAGATGGTCGATGAGAACATGGCCAACGCTGCCCGTGTTCACACTGTTGAAAACGGACGTGACATCGAGAATTTCACCATGATCGCCTTTGGTGGCGGTGCGCCTTTGCATGCTTGTCGTTTATGCGAAAAGCTGAATATCGACACGCTGTTGATTCCACCCGGAGCAGGCGTTGGCTCTGCCATCGGTTTTCTCAAGGCACCCTTCAGCTACGAGGCGAGCCGGGGTTTGTTCCAGCGACTGGCCCATTTTGATGCCAAGGTTGTTCGAGCAACGCTTGAGAATCTGGAAGAGGAGGCCCTGTCGTTTGTGAATCAGGGTGCTGCGGGTGAGAAAACAGTGCGAAGCCTGACCGCCTTCATGCGCTATTCAGGGCAGGGCTGGGAAATACCGGTGCCACTGGATGAAAGCGATGAGGCATCGTTGAATGTTGAGCATATCGAGAAAGCCTTCGAGCAGGCGTATCGCACTTTGTTTGGCAGAACCATCGACGGTCTGGGTATTGAAATTACCAACTGGTCGTTGAGCATCAGCACCGAACTACCGGCTGTGACGCCGGTGGAGCGCAATACGACGGGCAGCAATGTGAACTCCAGCGGTACGCGTGAGTTCTTCGATGCCGCCCAGCGTTGTCGCGTCTGGGCGCAAGAAGTCACACGTGAGCAAATGCGTGCGGGTATCAAGGTGGAAGGGCCGGCGGTGATCGTCGAGCGCGAAACCAGCACCATTGTCACCTCTGCTTATAACGCCATCGGCCAGGCCGACGGAAGTCTGTTGATACAGCGAAAGGGAGCCAGCGCATGAATCGTCAGAGTATCGATTTCCAGATCATGTGGAACCGTCTGATTGCCGTTGTCGAGGAACAGGCAACGACGCTTATCCGAACTGCATTCTCCACCTCGGTGCGTGAGGCGGGTGATCTTTCCGCAGGACTGTTCGATCGTCGCGGTCGCATGATGGCCCAGGCGGTGACCGGCACGCCGGGCCATGTCAATGCGATGGCCGAGAGTGTCACTCATTTTGTACGCGAGATTGGCGAGGGCAATATTCGCGAAGGTGATGTATTCGTGACCAATGACCCCTGGTTCGGGACCGGGCATTTACATGACATCACCATGGTGTCACCGGTTTTTCGAGCCTCGCAGCATATCGGCTTCTTTGCATGTACCGCGCATGTGGTCGACATTGGCGGGCGCGGTTTCGGGCCCGATGGCAATGATATTTTCGAAGAAGGTCTGCAGATTCCGATCATGAGATTTGCCAATCAGGGAGTCATCTCAGATGATCTGATAAGACTGGTGCGAGCCAATGTGCGTGTGCCTGACCAGGTGGTGGGGGATTTGTATTCTCTGGCTGCGTGTAACGAGGCCGGGGATCGTCGCTTGCAAGCCATGCTGGATGAGTTTTCTCTGGGCGAGCTGCAAGGTCTGGCTGATTTCATCATTGAAAGTAGTCGTCAGGCTACGTTGAAGGCTATTGCTGCAGTGCCCGACGGGATCTTTCGTAACTCCATGCAGGTGGATGGTTACGACGAGCCGGTCATGATGGTTGTCAGCCTGAACATTGATGGCGAATCGCTGATAGCCGACTTTGCAGGCACCTCTGGCATGAGTGCGTTTGGTGTCAACGTGCCCGAGGTCTACACGCGCGCCTATGCCTGTTATGGACTCAAGTGTGCGATTGCACCTGAGGTGCCGAACAATACCGGTTCGCTGGAACCGTTTGTGATTACAGCCCCTGAGGGGTGCATCCTAGCGGCGGCTCGACCAGCGCCGGTCTCTGTCAGACACGTCCTGGGGCATCTGGTACCCGATGTGGTGCTGGGTGCACTGCATCAGGCCATGCCCGATACGGTGCCTGCCGAAGGCGCAAGTGCTTTGTGGAATATTCAGATTTCCGTACGACCCAATACGCCTGAGTCCACTGTGGGTAATTCAGAAGTTCTGATGTTCAATTCCGGCGGCACCGGTGCCAGGCCGCAACTGGATGGCTTGTCAGCTACCGCCTTTCCATCGGGTGTATCCACCATGAGTGTCGAGGCAACTGAACACGTCGGCCCTATCGTTGTCTGGCGTAAAGACTTGCGCGCAGATTCTGCAGGCTCGGGACGCTTTCGAGGTGGCTTCGGTCAGACCATTGAAATCGAACCTCGAGAAGGCTTCGATTTTTCCTTCAATGCCATGTTTGATCGTGTAAAGAATCCGGCACGTGGTCGCGACGGCGGGCACAGCGGCGCCACCGGTGTGGTCGAGCTGGCAGATGGCGCGGTGCTGAAAAGCAAAGGCAAGCAGCTAATCAAGAATGGTCAGCGACTCAAGCTGAGTTTGCCGGGCGGCGGCGGGTATGGCGATCCGAAAAATCGTGATCCGGAACTGATCAAGGCTGATATGGACGCCGGCTTGATCTCCATTGACAAGGCCCGCGATGATTACGGATTCAGTGGCTGAAGCCATTGCACTCACACTCAGGCAACGACATTACAGTCATCAACTACACCTGTTGAGCAAGAAATGACAAGCAACTACAAGGCAGTCTACGAGCAGTGGCAGCAAGATCCTTCGGCATTCTGGGAAAAGGCTGCTGAGAATATTGACTGGATACGTCCGGCAACACAGGTATTCAATGCTGAGTCGGGAGCCTATGGTCGCTGGTTCGACGGAGCTCTATGCAATACCTGTGCAAACTGTGTCGATCGGCATGTCGAGGCCGGCAACGGTGAGCGACTGGCATTGATATACGACAGTCCGGTTACCGGACAGGTCAGGAAATACACCTATCAGCAATTGCTGGTGGAAGTCGGTGCACTGGCCTCGGTCATGCTCGATGCGGGCGTCAGCAGAGGTGATCGGGTCATTATCTACATGCCCATGGTGGCCGAAGCCATCATCGCCATGCTCGCTTGCGCCCGTATCGGAGCCGTACATTCGGTTGTGTTTGGCGGATTTGCAGCGCCGGAGCTGGCAACTCGCATCGAGGATGCCACTGCCAAGTATGTGATTTCTGCCTCTTGCGGTATTGAGCCGGGACGTCTGGTGGCCTACAAACCACTGCTTGATGAGGCGATCAAATTATCGTCACACAAGCCCGATGGCTGCCTGATATTGCAACGCGAGCAGCTGTCTTGTGAGTTACTCGCCGGGCGCGATGCTGACTACGCAGAGCTGGTGGGTGCCGCCATGGCTTCAGGACGGGTCAGTGAGTGTGTGCCGGTTGCGGCAACCGATCCTCTTTATATTCTGTACACCTCCGGTACCACAGGGCAACCCAAAGGGGTGGTGCGTGACAATGGCGGGCATATGGTTGCGCTGCGCTGGGCGCTGGAAAATCATTACGGTATGAAGCCTGGTGATGTGTTCTGGGCAGCCTCGGATGTGGGTTGGGTGGTCGGACATTCGTTCATCTGTTACGGCCCGCTACTGAACGGCAACACGACGGTGGTCTACGAAGGCAAACCTGTTGGCACACCCGATGCCGGTGCGTTCTGGCGGGTTATTCAGGATCATAAAGTTGCGGCACTGTTCGCGGCACCGACGGCTTTGCGCTCTATCAAGAAGGTTGATCCGCAAGGCGAATTTATCAAGCAATACGATCTGAGTGCTTTTCGTACGCTTTTTCTGGCGGGTGAGCGTTCAGACGTTGCAACCATTGAATGGGCGCAAGAAAAACTGCAACGCCCGGTGGTGGATCACTGGTGGCAAACAGAAACAGGATGGCCAATGTCGGGTAACCCGGTTGGCCTCGGCTTGCTGCCTGTGAAGCCAGGTTCCCCCGGGGTGCCCATGCCAGGATATGACATCCAGGTGCTCGACGATGAAGGTCATTCCTTGCCTGCGGGTGAGCTGGGTAACATCGTCTGTAAATTGCCGTTGCCACCATCCGGATTCCCGACGCTGTGGAATGCCGAAGAACGGTTTCACGATGCCTACCTGAGTGAGTACCCCGGCTACTATGCAACAGCCGATGCCGGGATGATCGATGAGGAGGGCTATGTCTTCATCATGTCGCGTACTGATGACATCATCAATGTGGCAGGCCACCGACTGTCAACCGGAGCCATGGAAGAGGTCATAGGCGGCCATCCTGATATTGCAGAATCTGCGGTTGTCGGGCTGGCGGATCCCTTGAAAAGACAGTTGCCGGTCGGCTTCTACGTCACCAACGATGGTGTCGATAAAGACCCTGAGCTATTGCAGGCCGAACTGGTGCAGCGAGTACGTGAAGCCATCGGCCCGGTCGCCGCTTTCAAGATTGCCATCGAAGTGCCGCGTTTGCCAAAAACCCGCTCTGGCAAGGTGCTTCGAGGCACGATTCAGAAAATAGGTGACGGCGTCGATTGGAAGTTGCCGGCTGCCATCGATGACCCGGAGAGTCTGGCAGAAATTACAGAAGCTCTGGTACGCAAAGGAATTCTAAAACGAGGGTAGGTCATGACTGAGCAGCCAGCGGTGCAGATGCAGGACGTCAATAAATACTATGACGATTTCCATGCATTGAAGCACATCAATCTTGAAGTCAAGCGCGGTGAAAAGATTGTCGTCTGCGGTCCCTCGGGGTCAGGCAAGTCGACAATGATCCGCACTATCAACCAGCTGGAAGAGCATCAGTCGGGTGAGATAAAGATCAATGGCAATCGTATGAGTGCTGATTTACCCAATATCGAGCTGATGCGCCGAGATGTGGGTATGGTCTTCCAGCACTTCAATCTGTTCCCGCATATGACCATTCTGGAGAACTGCACCCTGGCGCCGATCAAGGCCCGCAAGGTGCACCAGGCGGATGCAGAGGCTCAGGCCATGCAGTATCTGAACAAGGTTCATATAGGTAATCAGGCCAATAAATTCCCCGGGCAACTCTCCGGTGGACAGCAGCAGCGTGTGGCGATTGCACGTGCCTTGTGCATGCGCCCGGAAATCATGCTGTTCGATGAGCCTACATCTGCACTTGACCCCGAGATGATTGGTGAAGTGCTGGATGTCATGATCACCCTGGCGCAAGAGGGCATGACCATGATTTGCGTGACGCATGAAATGGGCTTTGCCAGAAAAGTATCTGACCGTGTCATTTTCATGGATGCCGGGGAGATTGTGGAAGAGAATGAGCCTGAAGCGTTTTTCTCCGATCCGCAGCAGGAAAGAACTCGAAAATTTCTGGATCAGGTGTTGAAGGCCTGAGGCAGGTATCAGGTTGCAGGCGGGTTCATGGTTGTGTTGAAAGCGCGCTCATCATCGTACTGTCGGGTGATATAGAAAGTCATCGCTCGCCCGGCAGTACGATAAAAGCTGTCCGTACGCGACACTATCAACGAATCATGCTAGCTCGAATGCTTTAAATCCGCTGGCCGCCATTCTCTTCGAGACAGAGACGACCAGAATTTCATTAGAAAACTGCATCTTGACGGTATTTTCCCTGACCCCGCTTTGCAGAGGAATAATCCAACGGCAACCGGGCTGAGAGTACTCGCCCAGATAGTAACTCTTGCTCTGCAGCTCCCGTTCTCTGGTTTCGATGATCATTGACTGGTTCTGGAAAGAGACATCAACATCACCCGGTTTGTATCCTGGTAGTTCGGCTTCTACCGTGATGGCATCATCGGTCTCCGTGAAACTCAGGTGTAGAGACTGGCCTTTGTCGAAGGACATACTGGAGGTGGATGTCAGTTGCGAACCTGCACTGTTGTCAAATACCTTGTTGATCTCTGCGCGAAGATGACCCATCAGGTCATCGTCTTGATGAGAACTTTCTGAAATGTTGGAAGTATATTTTCGTATCTGCATGTCATGCTCCAGAGTCAGTTTAACGTTGACTATTTCTAGATCAGTGGACGACCGGCGACAATGCCATTTACTCAGGCAGTGCCCGTGTAGTTCAGAATAAGTCTATCGCCAGTGAAATATAGGGCCTGCATGTTAGATTCTTGTGTTTCAAACCTGTTCAATGCAAGGGTAATAACCTTACAGTTGATAGATGTCCCTTGGCAGATTGTGACGAACTGCAACTCAGCTTGGTCGCCACCGGCCGCGTCACGTGGCGGCTTGCGAGTAAAGTCATGAGTCAAGAGCCTGTCGATGCTGGTGCATTGCCTCAAGTCGCATGGAGGTAAATACGGTTACCGGTCTGTAACACAAGATCTTGCGTTACTCGGCTCCCGGACCTTGTTCTGAATCACAAATAACCTGCGTCGAGTCAATGAAATATTCGGCCAGACGCTATGGTTACAAAGGGCTCACCCTTGTTGCTATCAGGTGTGGTTGCAAGATGCCCTGGCGGTGAGTTTTAGTAATAGTCGTCTATTCACTCAAATACAGCGCTTAATGTTAAAGCACGTACCGATAACTCTAAAGGCCTTGCTGGCTCCACTGTTCTCAAGTTTACTGATTGCATTGGTGGTTTTCGTTTTCTATGCCAGTTACCAGTCGGCGGAAGAGCGAAGGGCTGAGGACAAGCTTGTCCGATCCATCAATGCAGAGTTGCATGAGCTATCAGTGCAGGTTGAAACCACGCAGGCGTTACTGGGTCGGTTCAGTAGCTGGATTCAGACGGGCAATGAAATCGATGAGGCGTTAGGTGGTGTGCCCGGGCTTGTGGCGAACCTTGAGCTTTCCAATCAGATGCTGTCTGCTCTGGAAGCTGGCGTTGATGGTGGTAGCGCAGAGTTGGTTGTCGCCATCCGGACATCGTTTGATGAATACAAGACGGTATTCCTCAGGACTGCTGAGGTCATCGATTCCAATCCTTACATCTCGACCAATTTGCTGATCAGCAGTTATCCTGCCTTTGACGAGATGAAGTTCAGAATTGTTGCGCTTGAAAAATATTTCATCGACTATCTGAAGCGAATGGATGAGGTAGCCACTGCTGCAAAACAAGATTCTCTGAACATCGTCGTAGCGGTGTCCGGGTTCGCCTTTTTGGCATCACTGCTGGCTGGGTGGTTGTTCGGACGCGCCATCGCGGTTCCTGTACGCAAGCTTTCAAGGATCATCGGTTGTCTGGCAAACGGTGAGTATGACGTTCGCGTCACTGGCACCAGGAATCGCGATGAGTTGGGCGTCATGGCTCTGGCTGTCGAACGATTCAAGGAACAGTTACAGGAGAAACGGCGGCTGGAGAAGGCCAGTCAGCTGGGTGTCAATAATGAACGAATCCGGCATGCCTTGAGCAGTGCCAATACCAATCTTATAGTGACGGATGAGGTGGGTGATGCCATTTTCGTCAATCATTCAATGAAGGCTTTGCTGGAAGGTGTTACGAAACATCTACCGCAAATAACGCTGCGTGCAGGCTCACTGGATTATGAGCATTTGAATTTGGGGATGTTGCTGAATGATATGGCGCCCGCAGAGCTGCTCGCTTTACGTCAGATAAAAACGTTTGAGCGCCAGCTGGGGGAATTTCATCTGCAACAGATCATCAGCCCTGTGTTTGACGAAAACAATCAGCATATCGGCCTGGTCTTCGAGTGGGTCGACATGACTCAACGCAAAGCGAAAGAGGCACAGATACAGGAGGCTAATGCTCGTGAGCGCATGCAGGCTGAGCAGCTTCGAGCTGGCGCCGACGATTTGCTGCGCGTGGTGGCTGCGGCCCTTGACGGGGATCTGACCAAAAGAGTGGCGACGGGTGGCAATGATGCCATTGGTCAGATTGGCTCTGCTCTTGATCGTTTTTTCACATCTCTGGCAGGAAATATTCGACAAATATCGGTCAATGCCTATGATTTGAACGAGTTTTCAGGGGATTTCGAAGCTCTGAACCAGAAAATGCATGGGCTCGCCAGAGAGAGTGCTCAGCAGATTGATGATGTGTCGGCTGCCTCAGCCGATATCAGTAATAACGTCAGCACTGTCTCTGTGGCCGTGACCGAGATGAACGTATCCATTCGCGAGATTGCCAGGAATTCGGAGCAGGCTAGCGTGGTGGCAGGAGATGCGGTGGAAATTGCCAAATCAGCGGATAAGCTGATGCGGCGCTTAAGCGAGTCGTCCATCAGTATCGGAGCAATGATCAAGGTGATTACCTCGATTGCCGAACAAACCAATCTGTTGGCGCTCAACGCCACCATTGAGGCCGCCCGTGCAGGTGATGCCGGTAAAGGCTTTGCCGTGGTGGCAAATGAGGTGAAGGAGCTGGCGAAGGAGACCGCCAAGGCAACCGATGAGATCAGAAGCAGGATCAATGCAATTCAGCAGGACAGCGATGGCGCGGTTTCGGCTATCAATGAAATCAGCGAATTTATCGTCAACATCAGCAATCTGCAGGGGCAGATTGCCACCGGCATCCAGGAACAAAAACTGGCAACGGACGGTATCAGTCAATCCGCCGTGGAAACCGATACTCGCACCTCAGGCATCATCGAGAACATTGCCAAGGTCTCCGCCAGCTCAGAGCACACCTTGGCGGAGACCGCCCATGCACAAGAATCTGCTTTGAAACTGAAGAACATGGCTGGCTCCATGCACGCTCTGGTGGCAAAGTTCAATATCGATTAGAGGCCCAGTGCTGCGCGTTTTTGATCGCTGCTAACAGCGAAAAACATTCTCACAAATATACCACCATTGCTTTGGGGTCGGACCACCAGCGGTGCAAACACTCTTGCACTGTCCAACATCTCAACCATTCGAGATAGTAGACACTGAGGAAGGTGCGCGATCGATGGAATAAGCGCAGAAAATCAGGCTTTGCAATCCGCAGTCTGCTCAATGATGGCATCGGCTAACAACCGAGCTGCACGCGAAGGCCGGTCTCCACTGAAGATTATCTGAAATGGATTGGCAAACGTAATACGCGAAGGTGCCAATGCGCGCAATCGGCCTGACTGCAGGCCCTCAGCTGCGTAGTGACTTGGTAGAAAACCAATGTAACAGCCCGAGTTCAACAAAATGAGAGTGCCTTCCATGTGTGCAGTGACTGCGCGCCATTCGAAATTGACTCCGCAAATGGGGAGGCGTTGCATATAGCTTCTTCCGGCGAAAGCGTGTTGTGCAAGTAGTGTTGCGTTGATTTTCCTGTTGGCCACCTTGAACAAGGGGTGGTCCTTGCCACAGTAAAGATGCTGGGTTTCCGAAAAAATGGTGATCGCATTCGAACTTGAAAAATGCTGCTGTTCTGGCAGTAGTACCAAATGGTAGCGGCCACCCAGTACGCCCTGTAATAGAACTTGTGGTGCTGCTATATCGAAATCTGGCTCGACTTTGGGTGCACGTATCGCCAATGTGCGAAAAGCTTCGTGCAGATTGAGGCTGCTGTTGGTCACCATGGCATCGACAGTACCGAAAGCCAGTTGTCCGTTGAGTTCGCCTTGCACATCGCCAACCTCGCCCTGAAAGCGCTCTATCGAGCCGAAGAGGTCGAGTACCGCTGAATGCACGCGACTACCTTCAAGGGTCAGTTGGAAACCACTACGGCCGCGTTCGCACAATCGCAGAGCCAGTCGTTCTTCCAGATGACGCATATGAGTCGAGATAGTCGACTGACTCATACCGAGGCTTGCTTGTGCCGCTGAGAAACCATTGCAGCGCACGATTTCGGTGAACACCTTAAGCAAGCGCAGATCAATGTCGTTGAGCACCAAGTGATGCTGACGGTGGTTGTAATTCGATTTGTACATACATTGAGAATTACACAAGTAAACATCAAAAATCAGATATTTTTATAGCCTGAAATACTGAATATGCTTGTCGGAAATGGAGAGATGAACAAATGACAACGAACTCTTACGACAGTGGGCGACTGAATCTTCCCTTTGTGGGTATCAGTACGTTTGGCAAGTCGCCTTATCTGGCGGACTGGGACAACATCGATGCTGATGTCGCCATTCTTGGGGCTCCGTTCGATTTTGGTACTCAATGGCGCGCTGGAGCACGCTTTGGCCCACGGGGTATTCGCGAGGCCTCAACGCTGTTCTCATTTGGTCACGGTGGCGCCTACGATCATGAAGATGACGTCACTTATCTGCCAGCCGACAAGGTTCGAATCGTTGATCTGGGAGATGCCGATATCGTACATACGGACACACAGCAATCACACGCAAACATTGCCTACGGCGTGGAAAAGATTCTCGCAGCCGGAGCCTTGCCTGTCGTATTGGGTGGTGATCATTCAGTCAATATTCCTTGCATCAATGCGTTTGAGAAAGACTGCACTGTTAACGGCCCCATACATCTGGTCCAGTTTGATGCGCACCTGGATTTTGTAGATGAACGCCACGGGGTACGTTATGGGCATGGCAACCCGATGCGTCGAGCAGCAGAAAAGCCCTATGTTACTGGTCTGACTCAGCTCGGTATTCGAAACGTTTCTTCTACAGCCAAAGACGGTTATGAGGCCGCTAGATCCATGGGCTCAAATATCCTGTCAGTTCGGCAAATTCGAGCACTTGGGGTCAGTGCGGTATTGGAACAAATTCCAGTCGGTGTCCGTTACTACATCACGATTGATATCGATGGCTTCGATCCTTCCATTGCACCTGGAACAGGCACGCCTTCACACGGCGGTTTCATCTATTACGAGGTGCTAGAACTTCTCGCAGGCCTATGTAAAAGAGGGACCGTAGTTGGTGTAGACCTGGTCGAAGTGGCACCGGATTACGACCACTCTGGCACCACGACAACGTTGGCGGCGCAGGTGCTGATGAACCTGATTGGCAGAATCATGCACGAGAAGCAGACTTGAGCCTGGGCAACTTGCTTTTGTGTCGACCTTGCTTCACCGAATCAGTGTACCCAACCAGTCGAGAAACACCCCCAGCCGCCGCAACCCTGAAATGCGCGTCAGATAGAGTGCTGAGATCTCTAGCGGCTCGGAATCCAGCTGTCCTGGAAACAGCTCGACCAGGCGGCCTGCTGCAATATCTTCTGCGACTCCGCTCGGAATTCAGCGAGTCGTGGGGCGAGTACGTGAAGGGCGAAGGGAACAGGGGCATTCACGCGCAGAGGTCCGTCAGGGGCTTGCCCGGTGGTCGTGATCTCTTGCAGGCATCCGGCCCGATCCAGAATGTCGCGTGCGGCGGCCAGAACAGTGGAACCTTCAGGTGTGATTTCGACAAGTCGCGTGGTTCGGCGCAGCAGGAAGACGCCTAGTTGCTGCTCCAGCCGGGTTAATGAACGGCTCAGTGTTGAGGCAGACACACCTCGGTTTCGCGTGGACTCGGCAAAGCCACCTCGACTCGAGAGCTGGCAGTTCTTGTTGGCAAAGGCTGTTTGTACAAACTACCCGGTGGTGGTCGAAGTACACGCTACGCCCTGAGCGCGGTAACGCATTCTGGATGAAATGCTACAAACAGTTCTGAGTCATTATGGGCGGTGGGATCTGCACTGTTGAGATAGCATCGTTAGACTGCTTGTATCGCGCTACTGAAAAATGTGATCGCCATGCCAATGAATGCTATCCCACTGAAGCGAGTTAGCTTTTCGACCAAGTGCTGACTACCTGTCTTCTTCAATACATATTCCACCGTTTGCGCTATAACCAAAACCCATAGCCCACAGATCAAAATGTGTGTTAACACCAGGAGAAAGGAAGAGGTAACAGTATTGTTTGACCCCTGGATAAATTGCGGAAAGACCGCTAAATAGAACAACGTGATTTTTGGGTTAAGAGCACTGATAAACAGCCCGTCTCTGAAGCAATTGAATAACTCATTACTGCATGTCTGCTCATCTGTACTATCAAGCAGGATGTCTATTTCTGAGTCTGAACTGAAACCATTGAAGCCACATGAAAACAGGGCATTGGTTTGTACAGGCGCCCAGTTGTTTCTTACAGGTGACGAAAAGGTAACTGGCGTCAATAGAATATCAACGGTCGCTGTAATGAAGTCCGAACTCGCTTTTTGTTTGCGGATGGGGACAACTGATTTGATACCCAAATAAAGCAAGTACCCGGCCCCCGCTATTTTGATAACGGCCAACAGCAACGGTTCAGCAGCAAGCAATGCGGACATGCCAAAAATAGCCAGTGCACCATGCATCATGTAAGAGAACCCAAATCCAGAAAAATTTGCCAGCGCGCCAATCTTTCCAAAAGTTGGGACGCTACGGATGATGAGGAAAAAATTCGGCCCCGGGCTGATTTCAATCAAAAAAGCCATTACGGCAAAGCCTGCAATTAACGAAATATCCATCTCATGCTTCCATCAATACATCAAGTGTGGGCTGTAAAGTTCGTACACTATTTATTCGTCAAGTTTTGGATAGAACGATCACAAAATATCAAACGAGCTTTTATGATCAGTTTCATGCACTGCACGCGAATAACGATAATCTCTATGGGCTGTCAAAATTTCTGGAGAATCGACTTCAAGAATGATTCACCGTGCCCAGTTGCGTGTTCTGAAAAACTTATATCGTTTCTGTTCTTAAATGTCAGAGTAAGCTTAAGCATGATTCCATTTTTGAGTGTCGGCTATGCCCTAAACTTTGGCGGAGGGCGGTATTTTTACCTCATGATTCAATCCTCAAGGATGGGAGTTTCGACCTCTGTATTTCTCTGAACCCACTGGCGGTTACTGGAGGGTTTGTAGCAGCGCAGCCATACGTGATGCAATCTCGAGTGGTGCGGCAAATATGGTAGAACTTGTGCGACCACTCGCCTTGGTTCGGGACGTGCCAATCAGAGTGTCTGCTGACTCTGATAACCGCGTAACACTCCCTGATCAGAGCACGGGCAAACCCAAAATCGATCGCATGG is a window encoding:
- a CDS encoding Hsp20/alpha crystallin family protein → MQIRKYTSNISESSHQDDDLMGHLRAEINKVFDNSAGSQLTSTSSMSFDKGQSLHLSFTETDDAITVEAELPGYKPGDVDVSFQNQSMIIETRERELQSKSYYLGEYSQPGCRWIIPLQSGVRENTVKMQFSNEILVVSVSKRMAASGFKAFELA
- a CDS encoding methyl-accepting chemotaxis protein; translated protein: MLKHVPITLKALLAPLFSSLLIALVVFVFYASYQSAEERRAEDKLVRSINAELHELSVQVETTQALLGRFSSWIQTGNEIDEALGGVPGLVANLELSNQMLSALEAGVDGGSAELVVAIRTSFDEYKTVFLRTAEVIDSNPYISTNLLISSYPAFDEMKFRIVALEKYFIDYLKRMDEVATAAKQDSLNIVVAVSGFAFLASLLAGWLFGRAIAVPVRKLSRIIGCLANGEYDVRVTGTRNRDELGVMALAVERFKEQLQEKRRLEKASQLGVNNERIRHALSSANTNLIVTDEVGDAIFVNHSMKALLEGVTKHLPQITLRAGSLDYEHLNLGMLLNDMAPAELLALRQIKTFERQLGEFHLQQIISPVFDENNQHIGLVFEWVDMTQRKAKEAQIQEANARERMQAEQLRAGADDLLRVVAAALDGDLTKRVATGGNDAIGQIGSALDRFFTSLAGNIRQISVNAYDLNEFSGDFEALNQKMHGLARESAQQIDDVSAASADISNNVSTVSVAVTEMNVSIREIARNSEQASVVAGDAVEIAKSADKLMRRLSESSISIGAMIKVITSIAEQTNLLALNATIEAARAGDAGKGFAVVANEVKELAKETAKATDEIRSRINAIQQDSDGAVSAINEISEFIVNISNLQGQIATGIQEQKLATDGISQSAVETDTRTSGIIENIAKVSASSEHTLAETAHAQESALKLKNMAGSMHALVAKFNID
- a CDS encoding LysR family transcriptional regulator translates to MYKSNYNHRQHHLVLNDIDLRLLKVFTEIVRCNGFSAAQASLGMSQSTISTHMRHLEERLALRLCERGRSGFQLTLEGSRVHSAVLDLFGSIERFQGEVGDVQGELNGQLAFGTVDAMVTNSSLNLHEAFRTLAIRAPKVEPDFDIAAPQVLLQGVLGGRYHLVLLPEQQHFSSSNAITIFSETQHLYCGKDHPLFKVANRKINATLLAQHAFAGRSYMQRLPICGVNFEWRAVTAHMEGTLILLNSGCYIGFLPSHYAAEGLQSGRLRALAPSRITFANPFQIIFSGDRPSRAARLLADAIIEQTADCKA
- the speB gene encoding agmatinase is translated as MTTNSYDSGRLNLPFVGISTFGKSPYLADWDNIDADVAILGAPFDFGTQWRAGARFGPRGIREASTLFSFGHGGAYDHEDDVTYLPADKVRIVDLGDADIVHTDTQQSHANIAYGVEKILAAGALPVVLGGDHSVNIPCINAFEKDCTVNGPIHLVQFDAHLDFVDERHGVRYGHGNPMRRAAEKPYVTGLTQLGIRNVSSTAKDGYEAARSMGSNILSVRQIRALGVSAVLEQIPVGVRYYITIDIDGFDPSIAPGTGTPSHGGFIYYEVLELLAGLCKRGTVVGVDLVEVAPDYDHSGTTTTLAAQVLMNLIGRIMHEKQT
- a CDS encoding LysE family translocator; this encodes MDISLIAGFAVMAFLIEISPGPNFFLIIRSVPTFGKIGALANFSGFGFSYMMHGALAIFGMSALLAAEPLLLAVIKIAGAGYLLYLGIKSVVPIRKQKASSDFITATVDILLTPVTFSSPVRNNWAPVQTNALFSCGFNGFSSDSEIDILLDSTDEQTCSNELFNCFRDGLFISALNPKITLFYLAVFPQFIQGSNNTVTSSFLLVLTHILICGLWVLVIAQTVEYVLKKTGSQHLVEKLTRFSGIAFIGMAITFFSSAIQAV